AATCCTTCTCTATCTATTATAACCTGAAGGCTCACCAGTCTCCGGTCTCCCTTTCAATCTGCAACCGTCCAAGCACATTTCCTAGCATGTTGTCCACATCAACGGGATCATCAACAGGTTCAGCTACATACATAAGAATATAAGATAGTAATTTAGCAACTAAAGtaagcaaaaatgaaaaataacttaatgaaaattgaaaaattacaTCTGAAATCTATATCAAACATCCAGTCTCGAAGACATATCAGTGCTTCAGCGTTGGTAGGTAGTAGTTTGCTCCGATATTTGTCAATAACACGACCCCCAGCGCTAAAAGCTGACTCAGATGCAACCGTTGAAACTGGTATAGCTAAGACATCATGAGCCATTCGAGCCACATCTGGATACCTTGACCCATTCGCCTTCCAAAAAGACAACACATCATACTCATCATCATGATCGCTGAATGGAATCTTGGGTTCATCTAGATACACATCTAGATGAGATTTAGTTCCATTATCTGCCTCAGCAATCACAGATTGCATAAATTCATAtagaaattgaaaaatatgagtcATTAATAAGATCAGCAATGAATATGGAAACTtgcaacttaaaaaataaattaaaattacaagaaATGTAAAATTTACTTACAGTTCTGGTTCTAGATTTCCCAGGACTAGTGAACAGTACTGGAATCTCATAATCACTTGCATTCATACTCTTGTATTCATTAAAAAGCTGATACAAAGCAGATTTCACATTGTTTCTCATATCAATTCCAATTGGGTCCAAAGGAGCAAGCTTAGCAAATGCTCAAGTCACAAAACTAAGCTTGTAACGAGGATTGAACACCAAGGCAATGGCCAAAATTGGACTATAGTTCCTCCAATATttgtcaaatttctttttcGTTTCAATTGCCATTGGCCTCATAAAACTAAGCCCATGTGATACCTCTTCTAACAAACTTTTGTGAATCTCCCaaacattttcaaaatacaaaTTTGATGTAGGATACTTAGAACCTGAAAGCAAAACAGTGATTTCATAGAAGGGATGCAAAAAACCCATCAATTTTTCAATCTTTAACCATTGATCAGAATCTGGACAAGTTTTATAATTGTCCTCCACTAGTCCAAAGTTCTCAAATGCTTTCCGATAAAATAAAGCAGAATTAAGCATGATATAAGTTGAGTTCCACCTTGTGGTGACATCTCCATGGAACTCCTTACTACTTGGTAATGATAATTGCTTACAAATATCCaagaatttcattttccttgCTTATGATCCTTTCACATAGGCTATACTAGATCGAATCAATGCCACAGACTCGTCTATGTGCTTTAGTCCATCTTGTACAATGAGATTGAGAATATGAGCACAACACCTATTATGAAAGAATTCTCCTTTACAAAAAAGAGCATTCTTCAAATTCAGATTTCTCTTCAACAACTCAACAAAGCTGAAATTAGAAGTAGCATTATCCAAAGTAATTGAAAACAATTTCCGATCAATACCCCATTCAGACAAGATCTTTAAAACCATTTCACAAATATTGATGCCAGTATGTGGAGGTGGCATGATGCAAAACTTCAATAATTTCTTATGCAACACCCAATCATTATCAATATAATGGCCAGTCAAAGATAAGTATCCATCATTGGTGATGGATGTCCATAGATCACTTGTCAAAGAAATCTTCCCATTAAATGACTTGAGTAGATTATGGATTCTATTGGACTCCAAATTGTAAAACTTCAAAATCTTCGCCATTTGTGTGTTGCGGGTAATATGGGTGCAGTCAGGAAAAATGTATGTGATTAATTCCCTAAACTCCTTATACTCAACAAAGATTAAAGGTAACTCATGTCTCACAATAAGCCTCGTGACCTTATCACGCACCCAGACTTGGTCAACCTTTTTATCTCTTAACATTAATTTCCCATCATTAACACCCAGAGTCATTTGGGTTGGTCCTTTGTTTTCTCGTTTTGGGCAATGTAAAATATGTCTCCTAAGGGTTCCAGTTCCATTAGTAGTACTATCAGCCTTATAGATTTGCCTACACTTATTGCATTTCGCTCGTTCCTTCCCATCACTAAAACCCTTCCCCTCAAGAATTTCAAACTCCTCCCAAACAAtactccttcttttcctcttggtAACATCTATTTCAAAAGTTGTTGTGCCAGCAGGTTCTGTTGCTGAAATtccaagaatgtaaagtccatCATCGGACATCACATCAGCATCTGAGCCACAATCGGGCTCATCTTCCATGTTGACTTGTGTGTTGGACATTTCTATAACTAtaattaatagaaaaacatataacaTATTAATGACTAtaattaatagaaaaacatataacaaaaagaaagattttAACAACAATATTTGTGAATTTGTGACAAGTGCTGTCATATAATGACTTAGAACTTGAACTTAAGGCTTAGCAAATAGAATCTAAGATTCTAAGTAGGAAAAGAAAGTGTTGAAGTATCAAAATCAGAAGTTCAAGAAAGTTCCTATTGCTCCCcaattcaacaaataaaagtgcGAAATACCAATAAAACTGCAATGTCCTCCAATCTGACTCAAGTCACTTGGAAGGGTATGAGATGGGACGAACTTGAGCTATGATTAGTTGATTACCCATAGGTCATAGGACTTTAAAAAGCCAGGCTATGCAAGGGAATTCAAAACTTTACCACTTTGAGTTTATTATCCAATGATGCACTCCCTTTGATCAACAAATGCTTAGTGATACAATCATTCCAGTTATGGGAGAGTAAGAGAGTATATAACCCACAAGACTAGAAGACACTTCATGAAATGTGGAGGTGTAGAGTATTTAACTGAACAACTTTAACCatcattttaaaattaaattaaaacatctcttttcttcaattACATGATATCGTAATCGCAGTTGAGGAAATAAGCATGTGGCTATTTATAACACCAACTAATTAATATGTGGACTAAGACACGTATGCAATACGATCAATGGATTTTGCCAGTGGGAGTGTTTAGATCATTTACCTAATTTCCATTTTAACTCACAAATTGGTTCCTAGCAAACCAGTCCCAAGTTGAACCTTCAAAGAGGTGAGTATATATTTCTAGAACAAGAGTAGTGCGAAACTCGCACTCAAAAACCTAGAAAGACTGGCAAGGTTGGGGGGGGTTGGATAAAAAGGGACAGAGGATAGAATCCAGATTAGCAAAAGGAATCCAAAATAATTATTTTCGTAGACCTGCCAAATGCTATCCATCAAACATCATTCAAATCTCATGAAAAAGCAACATAACTACTCAACAGTACCAATAAATCCAATTTCTCGTAAAACAAAGATCACTGAGAATTAAAGAACAATCTTAAGTATAAGTATCACAAAATTTCAGAACCTCAACAGTCAGTTTGAATTTGAAgatccaaaaaaattaaaaaaaaaagaagttcagaagaaactaaTTCTAAAAACGAAACAAAGCAGTGACACAGAAATTAGAAATAAAGAATCAGGAGTTGAGAttggaaaaaaagaagggataaTCAGAACCTAACTCCGCTGCGACTTGTGCTTGTACCGTGCGGTTGCCGAATGCCGCTCTGCGAATGACCTTGAGCCCTTGAGCTTTGAGGCTTGATTGCTTGAACAGTTGAACTCTTGAAGCTTGAGTGTCGTTGAGTGACTGAGGACTGAGGAGTGACGCCGCCGCTGCCGCCGCCGCCGCTGCCGctccgccgccgccgccgccgctgcTATTGCCGCCGCCGGGCCGCCGCCGCGCCATCGCTGCCGCCATGCTGCTGCCGCGCCGCCATCGATCCCCTATGATCTACGGTGtcttttttttgtgatttgatcCCCTATGAACAAACGTAATCAAATGCATAATAGACTGAAAAAAACCATTTGGTTCAAGTGTACGAGACGAGATCAAAAAGTGATCCAGTGAAAACTTTAAAAAGACAGCAAGAGATTTAAGAATTCTCAATTGGAAAACAAAAATGCAGGTACAAGAACGAAATGTCGATTCAGAGGTGAATTCTCCAGATCTGAATCGACACCGTAGATCGTTAAAGATTGTTCAATAcagaaagaaccaaaaaaaaaaaaaaaaattgtaaatatcGTCGGAGTCTCGAAGATATAGGGTTTCTCAGAAGTGGgtaaaaaaaagggataatCAGAAAGAAGTTcaaaatttgaatatgaaaatccaaaaaaataaaaaaaaaagaagttcagaagaaactaattccaaaaacGAAACAAAGCAGTGACacagaaaatagaaatgaaGAATCAAGAGTTGAGAttggaaaaaaagaagggataaTCAGAACCTACCTCCGGTTGCGGCTTGCGCTTGTGTCGTTATCGGTTGCTGAATTCCGATGCTGCCGAGTGACCTTGAGCCCTTGAGCCTTGAGGCTTGATTGCTTGAACAGTTTAACTCTTGAAGCTTGAGTGTCGTTGAGTGACTGAGGAGTGAGGACTGAGGAAGTGAGGAGTGACGCCGCTGCCACCACTGAGAGTCGAGAATAGAGAACTCGAGACGAGAGAGGAGAGACTGAGAGAGTGAAAGAGATTAGGCCATTAGGGCATTTAGGGGGGAATAAGTGATTTTTGGGTCTAACGGTTCGGgttgggttcgggcctaacaGTTCGGGTTTACGGTGCACCGTCGGTCTAGCCCGGACCGAACTGAACCCGATTGatctctggatccacaaaccaaacccaaaccacTAAGGGatcggtccggtgtggtccgggctcgttcgggtcggttcgggccggtttcagctggtcgggctgggtattgacacccctattccacgttgaggctccaagaagcaaGATCCTCAAGCCCCCTTTCAAGCTCCTTcacacctcttctcctttctctcctccacgttTTAGGTTAGATGAGAATAGTAATGAGAAGTAAAAGCCCTTTAGACTATTTAAGGTAAGTGATGCTTTAGGGTCCATTTGGTTGGGTACTAATAtaataaaaacccatttttaggttcaactagtcaaatgggtcaagtagGTTAAATGGGTCGGtccaagttaaatgggccaTTAAACCATATGGGTTATGAGAGCTCATTGGGTCGACCTACTAgttctaaataggaaagaagtttACTAAAGGGATGGGGTCCACATAATATGGGGTCATAAATCCTTCACACGCTTCccaaggtaagtgggacccacaaacaAAATATTCCCTATACAATTAAAATAGCCCAGGCGGTCCAAACCTTGACTCGTACTTCGAGGACATCAAAGGGAAGGGTAAATAAATACATTAAGGcctagaacttacttctcc
The Telopea speciosissima isolate NSW1024214 ecotype Mountain lineage unplaced genomic scaffold, Tspe_v1 Tspe_v1.0428, whole genome shotgun sequence DNA segment above includes these coding regions:
- the LOC122648070 gene encoding zinc finger BED domain-containing protein RICESLEEPER 2-like, with amino-acid sequence MSNTQVNMEDEPDCGSDADVMSDDGLYILGISATEPAGTTTFEIDVTKRKRRSIVWEEFEILEGKGFSDGKERAKCNKCRQIYKADSTTNGTGTLRRHILHCPKRENKGPTQMTLGVNDGKLMLRDKKVDQVWVRDKVTRLIVRHELPLIFVEYKEFRELITYIFPDCTHITRNTQMAKILKFYNLESNRIHNLLKSFNGKISLTSDLWTSITNDGYLSLTGHYIDNDWVLHKKLLKFCIMPPPHTGINICEMVLKILSEWGIDRKLFSITLDNATSNFSFVELLKRNLNLKNALFCKGEFFHNRCCAHILNLIVQDGLKHIDESVALIRSSIAYVKGS